Proteins encoded within one genomic window of Amycolatopsis nigrescens CSC17Ta-90:
- a CDS encoding LysR family transcriptional regulator yields MELRHLRAVVAVADHLHFGRAAAALGMAQPSLSQTVKALESELGVSLFERSTRWVRLSPAGAEFVDGARTALSVVDSAKVRATAAGRGEAGHLVIGLVGSAATHPMPRIVRAFRSRFPDVTLRFAELPTAAQVTELRTGGLDLGFLRPPLPEPDDELVLVPVSREPLVACLPGGHRLAGRRWLNVRSLGTEPFVLFPRHLGAGLHDEITALCRRAGFDPMIEQEAVQMPTIVGLVAAGCGVSVVPGSVAARSRPDVVFVPLRPTTRLVDLALARPAVGSIAAGNFAALARDLSRAGGTG; encoded by the coding sequence ATGGAACTGAGGCATCTGCGGGCGGTTGTCGCCGTCGCCGACCACCTGCACTTCGGTCGCGCGGCGGCCGCACTCGGCATGGCGCAGCCGTCGCTTTCGCAGACGGTCAAGGCGCTGGAGTCCGAGCTCGGCGTGTCGCTGTTCGAGCGGAGCACTCGCTGGGTCCGGCTTTCCCCGGCAGGTGCGGAGTTCGTCGACGGCGCGCGTACCGCGCTGTCCGTTGTGGACAGTGCGAAGGTGCGGGCAACGGCGGCTGGGCGCGGCGAGGCCGGGCACCTGGTGATCGGCCTGGTCGGTTCCGCGGCGACGCACCCGATGCCGCGGATCGTGCGGGCGTTCCGCAGCCGGTTCCCCGACGTCACCCTGCGGTTCGCCGAACTGCCGACCGCGGCGCAGGTCACCGAGCTCCGGACCGGTGGGCTGGACCTCGGCTTCCTGCGCCCGCCGCTGCCGGAACCGGACGACGAGCTGGTGCTGGTGCCGGTCTCGCGCGAGCCGCTGGTCGCCTGCCTGCCCGGCGGCCATCGCCTGGCAGGCAGGCGATGGCTGAACGTGCGCTCGCTCGGCACCGAACCGTTCGTGCTGTTCCCCCGGCATCTCGGCGCTGGGCTGCACGACGAGATCACGGCATTGTGCCGGCGTGCCGGTTTCGACCCGATGATCGAGCAGGAAGCCGTGCAGATGCCGACGATCGTGGGTCTGGTGGCGGCGGGGTGCGGGGTCAGCGTGGTCCCGGGTTCGGTCGCCGCGCGCTCGCGGCCGGACGTGGTCTTCGTGCCCTTGCGGCCCACCACCCGGCTCGTCGACCTTGCACTGGCCCGTCCGGCGGTGGGCTCGATCGCCGCGGGGAACTTCGCGGCACTCGCCCGTGATTTGAGCCGGGCGGGCGGGACGGGCTGA
- a CDS encoding FAD-dependent oxidoreductase, whose amino-acid sequence MATPIAVAGAGIAGLCTALLLARQGYDVELIDRDTPAPDDLAEIQEWSRPGTPQAQHPHVYLGLFRKLLRENLPDVHGDLLANGIEELPFNGGLPEAEQDLVMMAARRTTLEWALHRALRKEHQVRYRPGVTIRDVEVADGRVRGLRTSEGVEEYSLVIDATGARSKLAAHFRRIEAEAECGKVYNTRFYRLREGVVQPPLRHGSVTVVDGLGYGAALFCHDLGIFSIDIGRLPEDETLKGLRDPDAFERVVALLEPFRPWVGPEHCTPISEVVPMAGLRNVLYTLSDDAPAGYFPVGDTVCVTDPTFGRGMALGLAQAVQLVHTLTEATGDRASLNLHTTAAAVDLCRPWYDDVVVQDRARTSLWRAAVAGERWQDLLPGMPPNPFLMIDAEALDPELGLIGRRYVSMLSGTLDDEDVHRRIAALPASPAADQAAAHAPTYPDVVAALRS is encoded by the coding sequence ATGGCCACCCCAATCGCGGTCGCCGGTGCGGGTATCGCGGGGCTGTGCACCGCGCTCCTGCTGGCACGCCAGGGATACGACGTCGAGCTGATCGACAGGGACACCCCCGCCCCGGACGACCTGGCCGAGATCCAGGAGTGGAGCCGCCCCGGCACCCCGCAGGCCCAGCATCCGCACGTCTACCTCGGACTGTTCCGCAAGCTGCTCCGGGAGAACCTGCCCGACGTGCACGGCGACCTGCTGGCCAACGGCATCGAGGAGCTCCCGTTCAACGGTGGCCTGCCCGAAGCCGAGCAGGACCTGGTGATGATGGCCGCGCGCCGCACCACCCTGGAGTGGGCGCTGCACCGGGCCCTGCGCAAGGAGCACCAGGTGCGCTACCGCCCCGGCGTCACCATCCGCGACGTCGAGGTCGCCGACGGCCGGGTACGCGGACTGCGCACGTCGGAAGGCGTGGAGGAGTACAGCCTCGTCATCGACGCCACCGGGGCCCGATCCAAGCTCGCCGCGCATTTCCGCCGGATCGAGGCCGAGGCCGAGTGCGGCAAGGTCTACAACACCCGGTTCTACCGGCTGCGTGAAGGCGTGGTGCAGCCGCCGCTGCGGCACGGCTCGGTGACCGTGGTCGACGGGCTCGGTTATGGCGCCGCGCTGTTCTGCCACGACCTCGGCATCTTCTCGATCGACATCGGCAGGCTGCCCGAAGACGAGACGCTGAAGGGTTTGCGCGACCCGGATGCCTTCGAGCGGGTGGTGGCGCTGCTCGAACCGTTCCGCCCCTGGGTCGGCCCGGAGCACTGCACGCCGATCAGCGAAGTGGTGCCGATGGCGGGGCTGCGCAACGTGCTCTACACCCTCAGCGATGACGCGCCGGCCGGCTACTTCCCGGTCGGTGACACGGTTTGCGTGACCGACCCCACCTTCGGCCGCGGCATGGCGCTCGGGCTGGCGCAGGCCGTCCAGCTGGTGCACACCTTGACCGAGGCCACCGGCGACCGCGCCAGCCTCAACCTGCACACCACCGCGGCCGCGGTCGATCTCTGCCGCCCCTGGTACGACGACGTCGTGGTGCAGGACCGGGCGAGGACGTCGCTGTGGCGGGCGGCGGTCGCCGGCGAACGGTGGCAGGACCTGCTGCCCGGCATGCCGCCGAACCCGTTCCTGATGATCGACGCCGAGGCGCTGGACCCGGAACTCGGGCTGATCGGCCGTCGCTACGTCAGCATGCTGTCCGGCACCCTGGACGACGAGGACGTGCACCGGCGGATCGCCGCACTGCCCGCCTCCCCCGCCGCCGACCAGGCCGCCGCACACGCCCCGACCTACCCCGACGTCGTCGCCGCCCTCCGCTCGTGA
- a CDS encoding thiamine pyrophosphate-binding protein encodes MAGESSQDRPRTVADHIVEHLETVAGVRHVFGVHGANIEDVYDAVARRDGALRAVIGKHEFSAGAMADGHFRAGGGLAAVAVTSGGGALNLVPALGEAYASGVPVIALIGQPPTALEGRGAFQDQSGLAGSLDGPALFAPVSRFCARVDKPDEIADLLPRAVEAALAGPGPAVLLLPKDVQSAPFSAEEAGPAPVEGASPAGPPDRRVIRVLGEASWTGIAPLIIAGAGVVRADARAELARFAEAAGALVAVEPDAKDAFDNRDPRFVGVAGANGHPSVPARLAETTVCVLVGTRFPQVARAGLEAELAGRTVVCLNPEPPYVDGGREVMAVVADLRLSLPSITERLTAEYGSPPVPEHPGLAYLPHERSEPGKMALREVVETLADAVPESAVVVSDAGNTGCGVLHFLPAPSQGRYLLALGMGGMGFSFGAGIGAALGTGRRTFVLAGDGSFFMHGMEVHTAVEHDLPITFVVFNNNGHAACASREELFYDHVGPYNRFRDSDIGGGVAALFPSIRARTVRGLDELAEFLAETAASRSPNLVSIEMRLDEMPPYLPFAGAARTGPTEGTP; translated from the coding sequence GTGGCCGGTGAGTCCAGCCAGGACCGGCCGCGCACGGTGGCCGACCACATAGTCGAGCACCTGGAGACGGTCGCCGGAGTGCGGCATGTGTTCGGCGTGCACGGCGCGAACATCGAGGACGTCTACGACGCGGTGGCCCGTCGCGACGGCGCGTTGCGCGCGGTCATCGGCAAGCACGAGTTCTCCGCCGGTGCCATGGCGGACGGCCATTTCCGGGCCGGTGGCGGTCTCGCCGCGGTCGCCGTCACCTCCGGCGGGGGCGCGCTGAACCTGGTGCCAGCGCTGGGTGAGGCGTACGCGTCCGGTGTTCCGGTGATCGCGCTCATCGGCCAGCCGCCGACCGCCCTGGAAGGCCGGGGCGCCTTCCAGGACCAGAGCGGACTCGCCGGCTCGCTGGACGGGCCAGCCCTGTTCGCGCCGGTGTCCCGGTTCTGCGCGCGGGTGGACAAGCCCGATGAGATCGCCGACCTGCTGCCCCGCGCGGTCGAGGCCGCGCTGGCGGGTCCCGGTCCCGCGGTGCTGCTGCTGCCCAAGGACGTGCAGAGCGCTCCGTTCTCCGCCGAGGAAGCGGGCCCGGCCCCGGTGGAGGGTGCCAGCCCGGCCGGGCCGCCCGACCGGCGGGTGATCCGGGTGCTGGGGGAGGCCAGCTGGACGGGCATCGCGCCGTTGATCATCGCCGGTGCGGGTGTGGTCCGCGCGGACGCCCGCGCCGAGCTGGCGCGTTTCGCCGAGGCCGCCGGCGCACTGGTCGCCGTCGAACCGGACGCGAAGGACGCTTTCGACAACCGGGACCCGCGTTTCGTCGGGGTGGCCGGGGCGAACGGCCATCCCAGCGTGCCGGCCAGGCTGGCCGAGACCACGGTCTGCGTGCTCGTCGGCACCCGTTTCCCGCAGGTGGCCCGCGCCGGGCTGGAGGCCGAGCTGGCCGGCCGGACCGTGGTCTGCCTGAATCCGGAACCGCCCTATGTGGACGGTGGACGGGAGGTCATGGCGGTGGTGGCCGATCTTCGGCTGAGCCTGCCGTCGATCACCGAGCGGTTGACGGCGGAGTACGGGTCGCCGCCGGTCCCCGAGCATCCGGGGCTCGCGTATCTGCCGCACGAACGGTCCGAGCCGGGGAAGATGGCGCTGCGCGAAGTGGTCGAGACACTGGCCGACGCGGTGCCCGAGTCGGCGGTGGTGGTGTCCGACGCCGGGAACACCGGCTGCGGGGTGCTGCACTTCCTGCCAGCCCCGAGCCAGGGCCGGTACCTGCTGGCGCTGGGCATGGGTGGCATGGGATTCAGCTTCGGCGCCGGGATCGGGGCCGCGCTCGGCACCGGAAGGCGGACCTTCGTGCTGGCCGGTGACGGGTCGTTCTTCATGCACGGCATGGAGGTGCACACGGCGGTGGAGCACGACCTGCCGATCACCTTCGTGGTGTTCAACAACAACGGCCACGCCGCCTGCGCCTCCCGCGAGGAGCTTTTCTACGACCACGTCGGCCCGTACAACAGGTTCCGCGACAGCGATATCGGCGGCGGCGTCGCGGCCCTGTTCCCGTCCATCCGCGCGCGGACCGTGCGCGGGCTGGACGAACTGGCGGAATTCCTGGCCGAGACCGCCGCGTCGCGGTCGCCGAACCTGGTGTCGATCGAGATGCGCCTCGACGAGATGCCGCCCTACCTGCCGTTCGCGGGAGCAGCGCGAACCGGCCCGACCGAGGGGACACCCTGA
- a CDS encoding coproporphyrinogen-III oxidase family protein, whose protein sequence is MPLARMRELGVYRTPLEYYLVGTYPPLKYLHDIEADEVFRGVTASQNVYLHIPFCEQYCTFCHFHKEINSDEARVGKYVETLKRDITMARESVAAQVSGGLHASSVYFGGGTPSYLRPHQLADLMKHLWGNVGTSPDTEITFELHPGVVRQPDYAERLDAIAEGGVNRWVFGIQSMDEDVLRKLNRGHGKAEVHRLLEMLGERGIDNLNVDLIFGLPRQNLRNWYDTIVELLGLGLTKFNIFPLMFKRSDPITRQYIREPEIFPDEFDRLKMHYMAEYLLKSVGFSRGPIFYYSKDPVHSRQQQNKFDAIEEDNLVGIGVSSFGYVGGTQYYNICDTSQYLKDVDAGLSPVWRGHTLVPEERLRRSAMFGIRSGGVDFAQLERTFGIDGSKLFAAELGRLEENGLIEVSGSRFSLTDLGSTVADGIGYLFASDEVMAKVAEVNELILSPSADPLDRYDYSPIGRIDAPGGIVDHYRDKAPR, encoded by the coding sequence ATGCCACTGGCACGCATGCGCGAGCTGGGTGTCTACCGCACGCCGCTCGAGTACTACCTGGTCGGCACCTATCCGCCGCTGAAGTACCTGCACGACATCGAGGCGGACGAGGTCTTCCGCGGGGTGACCGCGTCGCAGAACGTCTACCTGCACATTCCGTTCTGCGAGCAGTACTGCACCTTCTGCCATTTCCACAAGGAGATCAACTCCGACGAGGCGCGCGTCGGCAAGTACGTCGAGACGCTGAAGCGCGACATCACGATGGCGCGGGAGTCGGTGGCCGCGCAGGTCAGCGGCGGGCTGCACGCTTCGTCGGTCTACTTCGGCGGCGGCACCCCGTCCTACCTGCGACCGCATCAGCTCGCCGACCTGATGAAGCACCTGTGGGGCAACGTCGGCACCTCGCCGGACACCGAGATCACCTTCGAGCTGCACCCCGGCGTGGTCCGCCAGCCGGACTACGCCGAACGGCTGGACGCGATCGCCGAGGGCGGGGTGAACCGCTGGGTCTTCGGCATCCAGTCGATGGACGAGGACGTGCTGCGGAAGCTGAACCGGGGACACGGCAAGGCGGAGGTGCACCGGCTGCTGGAGATGCTCGGGGAGCGGGGGATCGACAACCTCAACGTGGACCTGATCTTCGGCCTGCCAAGGCAGAACCTGCGGAACTGGTACGACACCATCGTCGAGCTGCTCGGGCTCGGGCTGACGAAGTTCAACATCTTCCCGCTGATGTTCAAGCGCTCGGACCCGATCACCAGGCAGTACATCCGCGAGCCGGAGATCTTCCCTGACGAGTTCGACCGGCTGAAGATGCACTACATGGCGGAGTACCTGCTCAAGTCGGTTGGCTTCTCCCGCGGGCCGATCTTCTACTACTCGAAGGACCCGGTCCATTCCCGGCAGCAGCAGAACAAGTTCGACGCGATCGAAGAGGACAACCTGGTCGGCATCGGGGTCAGCAGCTTCGGCTACGTCGGCGGCACGCAGTACTACAACATCTGCGACACCTCCCAGTACCTCAAGGACGTGGATGCCGGGCTCTCCCCGGTCTGGCGCGGGCACACGCTGGTGCCGGAGGAGCGGCTGCGCCGTTCGGCGATGTTCGGGATCCGCTCCGGCGGCGTCGACTTCGCCCAGCTCGAACGCACCTTCGGCATCGACGGCAGCAAGCTGTTCGCCGCCGAGCTCGGCAGGCTCGAGGAGAACGGGCTGATCGAGGTGTCCGGCTCCCGGTTCAGCCTGACCGACCTCGGCAGCACGGTGGCCGACGGGATCGGCTACCTGTTCGCCAGCGACGAGGTGATGGCCAAGGTGGCCGAGGTGAACGAGCTCATCCTGTCCCCGTCGGCGGACCCGCTGGACCGCTACGACTACTCGCCGATCGGCCGGATCGACGCTCCCGGCGGGATCGTGGACCACTACCGCGACAAGGCGCCGCGATGA
- a CDS encoding PQQ-binding-like beta-propeller repeat protein, translating to MTIFGRKLRLLGLASAVLVLSGSVASAQPRHGDWPTWQGDKAGSRHNSAEHQITPSNVGKLDLKWAFAYPKTEVPPKSQPAVVDGSAYFGGPDGKFYATDAKTGATKWAFDLASVGEGGGVVLDGPTVARGKVYFGDSRGYVYALDQRTGKPVWAKDFDQHPAGMHTSSPLYHNGRIYVGSSSAENTITDLNYPCCTFRGHLDSIDADTGELAWRYYTIPEPKPNGTWPSGATKYEPSGGGVWSSPVIDEKTGTLYVGTGQNYTGSAGDFDSLLALDARTGAVRWKQQVTKADTWHTLCNTPDAEGYCPGLKDGTALDYDIGATPNIFRVNGRTMVGVGQKSGVYHVFDAATGEVSWRRQLSEPLPSGGISGIQWGSSYDGEKLYIATYFGEPGTLFALNPANGDVEWQTPNPANGCATGGAAEHPDICSLAHAPAVTTSPGVVYEGSNDGKFRAYSAETGKVLWEYDTVRDFAGVNGLTGHGGALAGSGGAVVSNGMVYVQSGYYPSYPSEHGTVLLAFALPKS from the coding sequence ATGACGATATTCGGGAGGAAATTGCGTCTGCTCGGCCTCGCGTCGGCCGTGCTGGTGCTGAGCGGATCGGTGGCGTCCGCTCAGCCGAGGCACGGGGACTGGCCGACCTGGCAGGGGGACAAAGCGGGGTCTCGGCACAACTCGGCCGAGCACCAGATCACACCGTCGAACGTCGGCAAGCTCGATCTGAAGTGGGCCTTCGCCTATCCCAAGACCGAGGTGCCGCCCAAGAGCCAGCCCGCCGTGGTGGACGGCAGCGCGTACTTCGGGGGGCCGGACGGGAAGTTCTACGCGACGGACGCGAAGACCGGGGCGACGAAGTGGGCGTTCGACCTGGCGTCGGTCGGCGAGGGCGGCGGCGTCGTGCTGGACGGGCCCACGGTCGCCCGCGGCAAGGTCTACTTCGGGGATAGCCGGGGATACGTCTACGCACTCGACCAGCGCACCGGGAAACCGGTGTGGGCCAAGGACTTCGACCAGCATCCGGCCGGGATGCACACCAGCTCGCCGCTGTACCACAACGGCCGGATCTACGTCGGATCGTCCAGCGCCGAGAACACCATCACCGACCTCAACTACCCGTGCTGCACCTTCCGCGGCCACCTCGACTCGATCGACGCGGACACCGGTGAACTGGCCTGGCGGTACTACACCATCCCGGAGCCGAAGCCGAACGGCACCTGGCCGAGCGGCGCGACCAAGTACGAGCCCTCCGGCGGCGGGGTGTGGAGCAGCCCGGTGATCGACGAGAAGACCGGCACGCTGTACGTCGGCACCGGCCAGAACTACACCGGCAGCGCGGGCGACTTCGACAGCCTGCTCGCGCTGGACGCCCGCACCGGCGCGGTGCGCTGGAAGCAGCAGGTCACCAAGGCCGATACCTGGCACACCCTGTGCAACACCCCGGACGCCGAAGGCTACTGCCCGGGGCTGAAGGACGGCACCGCACTCGACTACGACATCGGCGCCACCCCGAACATCTTCCGGGTCAACGGCCGCACCATGGTCGGCGTCGGTCAGAAGAGCGGCGTCTACCACGTGTTCGACGCGGCGACCGGTGAGGTGTCCTGGCGGCGGCAGCTGTCCGAGCCGCTGCCGAGCGGCGGGATCTCCGGGATCCAGTGGGGCAGCAGCTACGACGGGGAGAAGCTGTACATCGCGACCTACTTCGGCGAGCCCGGCACCCTGTTCGCGCTGAACCCGGCCAACGGCGACGTCGAATGGCAGACCCCCAACCCGGCCAACGGATGTGCTACGGGCGGGGCTGCCGAGCATCCCGACATCTGCTCGCTGGCGCACGCGCCGGCGGTGACCACCAGCCCTGGCGTCGTCTACGAAGGCAGCAACGACGGCAAGTTCCGGGCGTACTCGGCGGAGACCGGCAAGGTCCTGTGGGAGTACGACACCGTCCGCGACTTCGCCGGCGTCAACGGCCTGACCGGCCACGGCGGCGCACTGGCGGGCAGCGGCGGCGCGGTCGTGTCGAACGGAATGGTCTACGTCCAGTCCGGTTACTACCCCAGCTATCCGAGTGAGCACGGCACGGTGCTGCTGGCGTTCGCGTTACCGAAATCCTGA
- a CDS encoding TIGR04222 domain-containing membrane protein: MSGPTFSWIYVGLLVLPVVVRPLWMMALRRGAGGADQLGALPSVYHLAYLAGGPDRVIDTAIAVLVEREQLRVATGGRVYPVGSTPAQPLEQAVISRIPKTSGMTIGTVRSLLREDEAVKRIVAELEERALIVPERKRRLVGPTIIGLYGFAVLLGIARWSNGVNQGFPVGYLSALILVAIAAVVGAWYLNKKQTPVSPTAAGRELLERARSAEAERPAEAGPGEDGGRAEENQRALAVATGGGLLVGAAGAVALGGLTSYPDEELSEAMAPPPAITTSSWGGGSSYGGGSSCGGSSSSCGGGASCGGGGGGGCGGGGGG; encoded by the coding sequence ATGTCCGGTCCGACGTTCAGCTGGATCTATGTCGGGCTGTTGGTCCTGCCGGTCGTGGTCAGGCCGCTGTGGATGATGGCGCTCCGGCGCGGTGCCGGCGGCGCGGACCAGCTCGGCGCCCTGCCGAGCGTGTACCACCTTGCCTATCTGGCCGGCGGCCCCGACCGGGTCATCGACACCGCGATCGCGGTGCTGGTGGAACGCGAGCAGCTGCGGGTCGCCACCGGTGGGCGGGTCTACCCGGTCGGCTCGACTCCGGCCCAGCCGCTGGAGCAGGCGGTGATCAGCCGGATTCCGAAGACTTCCGGGATGACCATCGGCACGGTCCGTTCGTTGCTGCGCGAAGACGAAGCCGTCAAGCGCATCGTCGCTGAGTTGGAAGAACGCGCGCTGATCGTGCCCGAGCGCAAGCGGCGCCTGGTCGGCCCGACCATCATCGGGCTGTACGGTTTCGCGGTGCTGCTCGGCATCGCGCGCTGGTCCAACGGGGTGAACCAGGGCTTTCCGGTCGGCTACCTGTCCGCGCTGATCCTGGTCGCCATCGCCGCGGTCGTCGGGGCCTGGTACCTGAACAAGAAGCAGACGCCGGTGTCGCCGACCGCGGCCGGCCGGGAGCTGCTCGAACGGGCCAGGAGCGCGGAAGCGGAACGTCCTGCGGAGGCCGGGCCGGGCGAAGACGGCGGCCGGGCCGAGGAGAACCAGCGGGCGCTCGCGGTCGCCACGGGCGGCGGGCTGCTGGTGGGCGCGGCCGGCGCGGTCGCGCTGGGCGGCCTCACCAGCTATCCGGACGAGGAGCTGAGCGAAGCGATGGCGCCGCCACCGGCGATCACCACGAGCAGCTGGGGTGGCGGCAGCAGCTATGGCGGCGGGTCCTCGTGCGGCGGTTCGTCGTCCTCCTGCGGCGGCGGCGCGTCCTGCGGCGGCGGCGGAGGTGGCGGCTGTGGCGGTGGTGGCGGCGGCTGA
- a CDS encoding cytochrome P450 — translation MSSSPPETVGGARCPVSAVAGRFDPFTPEYQLDPAATLREARASEPVFYSPELDHWVVSRYKDIRTVFQDNRRFSASNALDPITPLSDGAREQLGRYGFAPGPVLVNEDEPLHRRRRRELAPPLAAEEVNKLEGRIRELVTGYVDRFVGRGRADLIDDLLWEVPAIVGLLVAGVPDEDIDRARHYTIKMGMFTWGKASDEHQLEIADQVGRWWELSGELVDRLKRDGGEGWVPTAIDVHRRDPELVNDNHLQNMMMSGLVAAHETTTNAAANALRHLLTQRSPWDALCADPSAIPNAVEECLRYSPSVLCWRRRARTDVEIGGVTIPEGAAVLLVMASGNHDEEVFDEPDTLDITRPNAKRHLTFGIGSHSCIGAPLARLELRIILEELTRRLPHLRLVDGQDFGYLPNASFHGPRHLLVEWDPQANPVAADRG, via the coding sequence GTGAGTTCCAGCCCTCCGGAAACGGTCGGCGGTGCTCGGTGCCCGGTGTCGGCCGTTGCCGGCCGCTTCGATCCCTTCACCCCCGAGTACCAGCTGGACCCCGCGGCGACCCTGCGCGAGGCCCGTGCATCCGAGCCCGTCTTCTACAGCCCCGAGCTGGATCACTGGGTGGTGTCCCGGTACAAGGACATCAGGACGGTGTTCCAGGACAACCGGCGCTTCTCCGCGTCGAACGCGCTGGACCCGATCACCCCGCTCAGCGACGGCGCCCGCGAGCAGCTCGGCCGCTACGGCTTCGCGCCAGGTCCGGTGCTGGTCAACGAGGACGAGCCGCTGCATCGGCGCCGGCGGCGCGAGCTCGCGCCGCCGCTCGCGGCCGAGGAGGTCAACAAGCTCGAAGGCCGGATCCGCGAACTGGTGACCGGCTATGTCGACCGGTTCGTCGGCCGCGGGCGGGCCGACCTGATCGACGACCTGCTGTGGGAGGTACCCGCGATCGTCGGCCTGCTGGTCGCCGGTGTGCCCGACGAGGACATCGACCGGGCGCGGCACTACACCATCAAGATGGGCATGTTCACCTGGGGAAAGGCCAGCGACGAGCACCAGCTGGAGATCGCCGATCAGGTGGGCCGTTGGTGGGAGCTCTCCGGCGAGCTGGTGGACCGGCTCAAGCGCGACGGCGGCGAGGGCTGGGTGCCCACCGCGATCGACGTGCACCGGCGGGACCCGGAGCTGGTCAACGACAACCACCTGCAGAACATGATGATGAGCGGGCTGGTCGCCGCGCACGAGACCACCACCAACGCGGCGGCCAACGCGCTGCGGCACCTGCTCACCCAGCGGAGCCCATGGGACGCCCTCTGCGCGGACCCGTCGGCCATTCCCAACGCGGTCGAGGAATGCCTGCGGTACTCGCCGTCGGTGCTGTGCTGGCGCCGTCGCGCGCGCACCGACGTCGAGATCGGCGGGGTGACGATTCCCGAGGGCGCCGCCGTCCTGCTGGTGATGGCCTCGGGCAACCACGACGAAGAGGTCTTCGACGAGCCGGACACCCTGGACATCACCCGGCCGAACGCGAAGCGCCACCTGACCTTCGGCATCGGCAGCCACTCGTGCATCGGCGCGCCGCTGGCCCGGCTGGAGCTGCGCATCATCCTCGAAGAGCTGACCAGGCGGCTGCCGCATCTCCGGCTGGTCGACGGCCAGGACTTCGGCTACCTGCCCAACGCCTCGTTCCACGGCCCCCGGCATCTGCTGGTGGAGTGGGATCCGCAGGCCAACCCGGTCGCCGCCGACCGGGGCTGA
- a CDS encoding aminotransferase class I/II-fold pyridoxal phosphate-dependent enzyme: MTAVRGVEDWQDIVPYLLAVDGYRANLATGMPLHHPELLDTVRAAYGEALARPDVGRRLSQYHGVLGDVVLREQLAGLYGERFALPITEAEVLITPGAQSVFHSLSELVARRGKSVLFFGPEYPGYRTHPHLKYEMVPSVVRAEGEREFRYLPPIGAVDGSVGAVFVSRPSNPAGNVIDDELITGLARECAAVGALLVLDNAYAPIIPGLSFRELGLPWGDNVVLVQSFSKAALAGERIGFVLAPAPIIAELAGMQAQVSTFPPQLVQSVVSILLSGTRYVELCETGLRATYRERHELIEAVLGDAFEVPYQLHASDGGQFRWLHLPELRGSTSELFYELEERGVLIAPSTPFYLPELWHTAHARSSLRIGVTESPDAIEHGLRTLAEVVNSGR, from the coding sequence ATGACGGCGGTGCGGGGGGTCGAGGACTGGCAGGACATCGTCCCCTATCTGCTCGCCGTCGACGGGTACCGCGCCAACCTCGCGACGGGGATGCCCCTGCACCATCCGGAGCTGCTGGACACCGTGCGGGCGGCCTACGGCGAGGCGCTGGCCAGGCCGGATGTCGGTCGCCGGCTCAGCCAGTACCACGGGGTGCTCGGCGACGTGGTGCTGCGGGAACAGCTGGCCGGGCTCTACGGCGAGCGGTTCGCGCTGCCGATCACCGAGGCCGAGGTGCTGATCACCCCCGGCGCCCAGTCGGTGTTCCACTCGCTGTCCGAGCTGGTCGCCCGGCGCGGCAAGAGCGTGCTGTTCTTCGGGCCCGAGTACCCGGGCTACCGGACTCATCCGCACCTGAAGTACGAAATGGTGCCGTCGGTGGTGCGTGCCGAGGGCGAGCGCGAGTTCCGCTACCTGCCGCCGATCGGCGCGGTGGACGGCTCGGTGGGCGCGGTGTTCGTCTCCCGGCCGAGCAACCCGGCCGGCAACGTGATCGACGACGAGCTGATCACCGGGCTGGCGCGCGAGTGCGCGGCGGTCGGCGCGCTGCTGGTGCTGGACAACGCCTACGCGCCGATCATTCCCGGGCTGTCCTTCCGCGAACTCGGCCTGCCGTGGGGCGACAACGTGGTGCTGGTGCAGAGCTTTTCCAAGGCGGCACTGGCGGGGGAGCGGATCGGGTTCGTCCTCGCACCGGCACCGATCATCGCCGAACTGGCCGGCATGCAGGCGCAGGTGTCCACCTTCCCGCCGCAGCTGGTGCAGTCGGTGGTGTCGATCCTGCTCAGCGGCACGCGGTACGTCGAACTCTGCGAAACCGGCCTGCGCGCCACCTACCGCGAACGGCACGAGCTGATCGAAGCGGTGCTCGGTGACGCCTTCGAGGTGCCGTACCAGCTGCACGCCTCCGACGGCGGGCAGTTCCGCTGGCTGCACCTGCCCGAGCTGCGCGGCTCCACTTCGGAGCTGTTCTACGAGCTGGAGGAGCGGGGCGTGCTGATCGCGCCGTCCACGCCGTTCTACCTGCCGGAGCTGTGGCACACCGCGCACGCGCGCTCCAGCCTGCGGATCGGGGTCACCGAGTCGCCGGATGCGATCGAGCACGGCCTGCGGACACTGGCGGAGGTAGTCAACAGTGGCCGGTGA